A genome region from Rhodopseudomonas boonkerdii includes the following:
- a CDS encoding DUF2239 family protein — translation MVAPYTAFAGPKLLASGPLTEVAVAVKIATGVMTGPIIIFDNATGRSIDLDLRGSHREIVARLSPPAAAEPASPAEPRGRGRPKLGVVAREVTLLPRHWDWLAAQPGGASVALRKLVEDARRANGDRERARAARDAAYYFMSTMAGDLPDFEEASRALFAADRRKFGELIAGWPTDIRDHVIRLAFADRT, via the coding sequence ATGGTAGCACCCTATACCGCCTTTGCCGGCCCCAAACTGCTGGCATCCGGACCGTTGACCGAGGTGGCGGTCGCCGTGAAGATCGCAACCGGGGTCATGACCGGTCCCATTATTATTTTCGATAATGCGACCGGCCGCTCCATCGATCTCGACCTGCGCGGCAGCCATCGCGAGATCGTCGCCCGGCTTTCCCCGCCGGCCGCGGCGGAGCCGGCTTCGCCGGCAGAACCCCGCGGCCGCGGCCGGCCGAAGCTCGGCGTTGTCGCCCGCGAGGTGACGCTGCTGCCACGGCACTGGGACTGGCTCGCCGCCCAGCCCGGCGGCGCTTCGGTGGCTCTGCGAAAACTGGTGGAAGATGCCCGCCGCGCCAATGGCGACCGCGAACGTGCCCGCGCCGCCCGCGATGCGGCCTATTACTTCATGTCCACCATGGCTGGCGATCTGCCGGATTTCGAGGAAGCTTCACGCGCGCTGTTCGCCGCAGACCGCCGCAAGTTCGGCGAACTGATTGCCGGATGGCCCACCGATATCCGCGATCATGTGATCAGACTCGCTTTCGCCGATCGCACCTAG
- a CDS encoding MATE family efflux transporter, translated as MPAEKPLWQAFLIFVGPMMVSNILQSLFGTINNIYLGQLIGVNALAAASAAFPLMFFFIAFVIGLGAGAGILIGQAWGAGQRDKVKEIAAAALLATLVIGLIVSVFGGLFARPLMIALATPANILDQATDYARIMMLSMPLTFVFLLSTSLLRGVGDTVTPLLGLAISTMLGLILTPALILGWTGLPPLGVVSAAIASALSTAVGMTWFVIHLIRRNHPLAPDAAMLRHLHVDLSLLGRILRLGIPTAIQIVTMSLAELALLGIVNGFGSDATAAYGAVNQVIGYAQFPAISIAISASVFGAQAIGRGDVARLGAIVRTALLLNFVLTGGLVALIYLFSRTVMGFFITDTAVLDLSQHLLHIVLWSSIVFGMAGIFSGTMRASGTVFVPTLLSVLAIALIEVPSAIVLSRHFGVTGVWYAWPITFCAMLLLQASYYRFVWRKKTITRLI; from the coding sequence ATGCCCGCGGAAAAACCTCTGTGGCAGGCCTTTCTCATCTTCGTCGGCCCGATGATGGTGAGCAACATCCTGCAATCGCTGTTCGGCACCATCAATAATATCTATCTTGGCCAGCTGATCGGCGTGAACGCGCTGGCCGCGGCATCGGCCGCATTCCCGCTGATGTTCTTTTTCATCGCCTTCGTGATCGGTCTCGGCGCCGGCGCGGGCATCCTGATCGGTCAAGCCTGGGGGGCGGGGCAGCGTGACAAGGTGAAGGAGATCGCCGCCGCGGCGTTGCTTGCGACACTGGTGATCGGCCTCATCGTCTCGGTGTTCGGCGGCCTGTTTGCCCGTCCGCTGATGATCGCGCTGGCCACCCCGGCCAACATTCTCGACCAGGCCACGGACTATGCACGCATCATGATGCTGAGCATGCCGCTGACCTTCGTTTTCCTACTCTCGACATCGCTGCTGCGCGGCGTCGGCGATACGGTGACGCCGCTGCTCGGCCTCGCCATCTCAACCATGCTCGGCCTGATCCTCACGCCGGCATTGATCCTTGGCTGGACCGGGCTGCCGCCGCTGGGCGTCGTCAGCGCGGCGATCGCCTCGGCCCTCTCCACCGCCGTCGGCATGACGTGGTTCGTAATTCACCTGATCCGCCGCAACCATCCGCTGGCGCCGGACGCCGCCATGCTGCGGCACCTGCACGTGGATCTGTCGCTGCTCGGTCGCATCCTGCGGCTCGGCATTCCCACCGCGATCCAGATCGTCACCATGTCGCTGGCTGAACTGGCGTTGCTCGGCATCGTCAACGGCTTCGGCTCTGACGCCACCGCGGCTTACGGCGCCGTCAACCAGGTGATCGGCTACGCCCAGTTCCCGGCCATATCGATTGCGATATCGGCTTCGGTATTCGGCGCGCAGGCGATCGGACGCGGCGATGTCGCGCGGCTCGGCGCCATCGTGCGCACCGCGTTGTTGCTGAACTTCGTGCTGACCGGCGGGCTGGTGGCGCTGATCTATCTGTTCTCGCGCACAGTGATGGGATTCTTCATCACCGACACTGCCGTTCTCGACCTGTCGCAGCATCTCCTGCATATCGTGCTGTGGAGCAGCATCGTGTTCGGCATGGCCGGCATCTTCTCCGGCACCATGCGCGCATCGGGCACCGTCTTCGTGCCGACGCTGCTGTCGGTGCTGGCGATTGCGCTGATCGAGGTGCCGAGCGCCATCGTGCTGAGCCGGCATTTCGGCGTCACCGGTGTCTGGTACGCGTGGCCGATCACCTTCTGCGCCATGCTCCTGCTGCAGGCCAGCTATTACCGCTTCGTCTGGCGCAAGAAAACCATCACCCGCCTGATCTGA
- a CDS encoding 2-hydroxychromene-2-carboxylate isomerase, protein MAQTVQFLFDFGSPNAFLSHEAIPAIEARTGATFEYVPVLLGGIFKATNNRSPAETYAGVKNKREFHQLETERFVRRFKVQPYAWNPHFPVNTLNLMRTAIAAQLEGVFERYVEAAFHHMWVEPKKMDDLDIAAAALDASGLDGAKLLARGQEADVKAKLIANTQDAVERGAFGSPTFFVGKEMFFGKEQLREVEEMIVT, encoded by the coding sequence TTGGCGCAAACAGTTCAGTTCCTGTTCGACTTCGGAAGTCCCAACGCATTCCTGAGTCACGAGGCGATTCCCGCCATCGAGGCCCGGACCGGTGCAACATTCGAATATGTGCCCGTGCTGCTCGGCGGTATCTTCAAGGCCACCAATAATCGCTCTCCCGCCGAGACCTATGCCGGCGTAAAAAACAAGCGCGAATTCCATCAGCTCGAGACCGAACGATTCGTCAGGCGCTTCAAGGTGCAGCCCTATGCGTGGAATCCGCATTTCCCCGTCAATACGCTGAACCTGATGCGCACGGCGATCGCCGCACAGCTCGAGGGCGTGTTCGAACGATATGTCGAGGCAGCTTTCCATCACATGTGGGTGGAGCCGAAGAAGATGGACGATCTCGACATCGCCGCAGCGGCGCTCGATGCGTCCGGTCTCGACGGCGCAAAACTGCTGGCGCGCGGGCAGGAGGCGGACGTGAAAGCGAAATTGATCGCCAATACGCAGGACGCCGTGGAACGCGGCGCATTCGGTTCGCCAACTTTTTTCGTCGGCAAGGAAATGTTCTTCGGCAAGGAACAGCTGCGTGAAGTCGAGGAGATGATCGTCACATGA